The following DNA comes from Simkania negevensis Z.
GTCAATACGAAATCCCCCTATCATAGAGCCTATCTACTCATCAAAAGCCTCCCCTCTCTCAAGAAGCAATAAGAAAATTTCAATAAATTTAGCCTTTTTAATGACTAAATTTCATAAAATTTGGTCATTAATCATTCTGATGAAGGTTAAATCATGTTTCAGCGCGATTATGTCATGCGTATCATTCAGCAATTTGTTCAAGCATTACTTGCTGTTGCCAATTTAAGACGGGAAAAAAAATACGAAGAAGCCGAGGTTAAACTCGCAGCTGCCAGTCGCTTCTATCTCAAGCTTGAACCGGAACTTTTGCTCATGGGAGATGCGGAGTGGCTGCTCGATCATTTCACCGGTGCTGATGGCTTTCTTGAGGCCGAGCGGTGCCTCATCGCTGCAGATCTTCTTTATGAACAAAGCTGCATTCTCCGAGACAAGGGGGTTCCCGATTCTCAAATGGAAGAACGATGTCTCACCCTTTATGAAGCAGCATTGCCATATAGCGAAGCATTTCAAACAGAAGAAAGGCTCAAAAAAATAGGTGCTTTAAAGCAAATTTTATGACAATCGTTCCTTAAATTTTATGTTCTTTCATAATATGATCTTTCCAAAAAATGGAGAAATCTATGACTACACCCATAGGTCAAACAGCTATTTCAGGAATTTATATTGGAGGACTGGTCGCGGTTTCTCCACCAACTATAGTGCTCTTAACCGCCGGTAGTAATGTTTTCAAAGCTATCATTGCTGGAATATTGGTCAATACAGTCACCGATGGACGTATGGATTCTGCCTTCAATATTCTTATCACCTCCCCTCGCCTTTCACCTCATGCTCTATACAGTTCCACTTGGATGCGCTATCAGTGTGATTTCAGCATTTGGATTCTATTTTTCAGAAGGAAGATGCCCGAATTATCAAGATCTTTTTGGTCGCACCACCACAGAAACTTCTGAAGTCTAAATTTGATTGAAGAAAAACGGGGCTTTCGTGCTTTAATTGTCTAAGTATGACAAATGAAATAGAAACAATTGAAATTTCCCCCAAAAAAGTTTGGACAGTGGGGCAAATAGGTGCTATGGCTTTTTGGGGAGGTCCTTTTGCTGGTGCCTTTTTGATGAGCAAAAACTACAAGGTTTTTGAAAATCAGTCTGCTGCAAAAAAAACTCTCCTTTGGGGCGCTCTTTTCACCACACTTCTCTTTCTCGTGATTGGCTTCATTCCGGAAACTGCCCTCGAAAAAATTCCAAGAGTGGTGATCCCCGTCTCGTATATGCTTGTAATGATGGAAATTGCCAGAAAATCCCAAAAGTCCTTAATTGAAAAGCACTGCAAAATTGGGAAAAGACAATCTCACTGGAAAGTTTTTGGACTCATCTTTCCATTCATGGCTTTGGCACTTGCATGGGGATACGCAACCCTCTTTCTTCTTCGATTCATAACTGGAGGCTAAACTTGAGTCAAAAAGTTACCATTATTACTGTTGGCACCCGAAGAATTGGCCTTGGAATCGTGCAGGTTTTCTTAGATATTCCAATTAACGGAGGTTATTTAACTAGATGACAACACGTACAACTGCCGCAGTCAGCGTTTATTTGGTCTTAAGAAGGGGCGAGGAAGTCCTTTTGCTTCTCCGTCAAAATACCGGCTTCATGGACAATCAATATGGACTTGTGTCGGGACATGTGGAAGCAGATGAGCCCGCAACTGAAGGAATGATAAGAGAAGCTTATGAAGAAGCGGGAATACGCCTCAAGCCTGAAAATTTGCGGGTAGCTCATATCATGCACCGTCAATCTGGTCGGCTGAATGTAGACATCTTCTTCGAATGCACGAATTGGGACGGAGAGATTCAAAACCGAGAGCCTCACAAATGCGCGGAGCTCAAGTTTTTCTCACTTCGCTCCCCTCCTAAAAACCTCATCGGCTATGTCCATGATGCACTGAGGGCCATCGAAAAAAAATCCTTTTATTCTGAATCTGGGTGGAACCTATGAAAAAGCTTCTTTCAATTTTTCTATCTTTACTGATGCTTCCTCTTTTTGCAGGAGGCCAAATTGCAAAAACATCAGGAATCGACATTTGGTACGAGACTTTTGGCAAGCCTACAGACCCTGCCATGCTACTAATTATGGGCGGATGTTGTCAGGGAATCTTATGGCCAGAAGAATTTTGTGAGCAACTTGCAGCTGAAGGATTCTATGTCATTCGCTACGACCACCGAGATACAGGAGCTTCGACTTGTTTTGATTTTGAGAAAAACCCATACGACTTAGGGAATATCGCGATTGATGCCCTCCATCTCCTCGATTACCTGAAGATTGAAAAAGCGCACCTCTTTGGGCTTTCTATGGGAGGGCCGGTTGCAGGTTTAATGGCGCAGAAACAGCCTGAAAGAATCTTAAGCATTGCCCTCATTTCCACCTCTCCAGACTTTCGCCCTCTCAACTTAGCATTGGAAAAAAAGCCTACTGAAGAAGGACTTCTTTCAACGCCCACTCAAGAATATTTGGACATCATGGCTCTCTTTTTAGAAAACCCACCTGAAACACAAGAAGAGATGTTAGAAGCTCGCGTTAAAACGTGGCAGTATTTACTTAGCTCGCACCTCCCGTTTAATGAAAAGCGGGAAAGAGAGCTCCAAGCAGAATTTTTAAAGCGGATGCGCCACCCTGAAGTATTGGCAAATCACATCAAAGCCAATATGCTCTCTGAAAATCTTGTACGCGAAGCTTTTTGCGATCTTGAAATTCCGGTGGTTATCTTTCATGGAACAGTTGACCCTATATTTCCTGCAGATCATGGGCAGGCTCTTGCTGATGAGATTAAAGGTTCAAAATTGCTACTCATTCCCAACATGGGACATGGGATTCATGAAACCCTCTATCCTCTCTACATTCAGGAAATCAAGTCTTCTTCCTTAAGAGACAGATAATAGAGATCAAACAAACAAGAGAAACAAACGTTGCAATCATCATTCCTGAGTGAAACCCATGCAGAAATGATGTTTTAAACGCTGTGATGACTTTGTCTTGCAAGAGCGGAGCTTGATGGCTTAAATAAGCATGAAGTTTCTCTGGAGCAGAGAGAAGCGCCTTCACTTTTTCTGCCATGACTGGAGGAATATTGAGCTGATGCTTCGTCGAAAGTTCCTGAAAGCGGCCCATTTCTGCCATAGTAAAAATTGTTCCAGCAATAGCGATCCCGATTGACCCTCCTGTTTCTTGGATAGTCGTAATAGCTCCTGAAGCTACGCCAGTTTGACTGCGCGGCAAAGCCGAAATCCCAAGTGATGTTCCAGGGGACCAAAGAATTCCCTGACCCATTCCAAAAATTGCCAACAAAAGACAGATCCAAAAAAGAGAGATGGAAGGTCCAATCCATGCAAAGAAAAAGACTGCGATGACAACGAGCAGCATTCCACTTGGAATCAGCCACCTTTTATCAATCCGGTCTCCTGCAGATCCTGCAAACCGAGAGACCACCGTGAAGGGAATCCCTGCAGCAAGGAGTGCAAGGCCGGAAACCCACGGTGTTTCATTCCGAAAATTCTGAAGATAGAGGGGCATGAGGAAAAACGTTGTCCAAAACATGAAGCAACCACAGAAAATGGTTAAAGCCCCTGCGGTAAACTGCCGATTTTTAAAAAAAGAAAATTGGATGAGAGGTAAATCGGTTTTCTTTTCGACAAAAT
Coding sequences within:
- a CDS encoding MFS transporter; amino-acid sequence: MKESAYRFWSSLGIGLGVLAGAMDWAIVQNALPAIQRDIGASISSLQWIMNSFGLFMTSLLVTMGRLGDVFGRRRIFNIGLLIFALSCLGAALSTTPFALIVARAFQGIGFAMLMPTSQALLTHAYPENEHGKAMGIWATLAGVGLVFGPVLGGIIVSLLSWNWIFYINIPIALASFVIVRAVVEESRNEEHPPHLDIKGIAIFILALGSLIFAIIEAPLWGWSSPTILSCFGAAVVLFVIYYFVEKKTDLPLIQFSFFKNRQFTAGALTIFCGCFMFWTTFFLMPLYLQNFRNETPWVSGLALLAAGIPFTVVSRFAGSAGDRIDKRWLIPSGMLLVVIAVFFFAWIGPSISLFWICLLLAIFGMGQGILWSPGTSLGISALPRSQTGVASGAITTIQETGGSIGIAIAGTIFTMAEMGRFQELSTKHQLNIPPVMAEKVKALLSAPEKLHAYLSHQAPLLQDKVITAFKTSFLHGFHSGMMIATFVSLVCLISIICLLRKKT
- a CDS encoding alpha/beta fold hydrolase, which encodes MKKLLSIFLSLLMLPLFAGGQIAKTSGIDIWYETFGKPTDPAMLLIMGGCCQGILWPEEFCEQLAAEGFYVIRYDHRDTGASTCFDFEKNPYDLGNIAIDALHLLDYLKIEKAHLFGLSMGGPVAGLMAQKQPERILSIALISTSPDFRPLNLALEKKPTEEGLLSTPTQEYLDIMALFLENPPETQEEMLEARVKTWQYLLSSHLPFNEKRERELQAEFLKRMRHPEVLANHIKANMLSENLVREAFCDLEIPVVIFHGTVDPIFPADHGQALADEIKGSKLLLIPNMGHGIHETLYPLYIQEIKSSSLRDR
- a CDS encoding NUDIX hydrolase — protein: MTTRTTAAVSVYLVLRRGEEVLLLLRQNTGFMDNQYGLVSGHVEADEPATEGMIREAYEEAGIRLKPENLRVAHIMHRQSGRLNVDIFFECTNWDGEIQNREPHKCAELKFFSLRSPPKNLIGYVHDALRAIEKKSFYSESGWNL